DNA from Marinagarivorans cellulosilyticus:
GTTATGGTGGTGCTAAAAAGCCCAAAAGGCAGCGTTGACGAGTCGACAGAAACGCTTCAGGCTTGGATGGCTTACAGCTGCCGCTGGGTTGACGATGTAGAGGCTGAAGTTTGTAACTTTCAAGGCTTTATTAAGCACCCCTCAGATATACCTCTAGATTTTTCCATAGAACCTTCTCCGTCTTATGCCACCGCCCAGATGTTAAATGTGCACGATGGGGGTATGGTGTTTGAGACCCGTCGTTCGTTGCCCATCGGTGCAAAAATTCATTTAACGGTAAACCTCCGTGGTACAGCGCTAAACCTACACGGTGTTATAACGCATTGCATTTCTGTGGGGGAGTCACGCTGCGATGTAGGGGTTCAGTTTGAGGAAGATAACGAACATTACGCGATGCGTATGATCGAGCAGGCTTGTCACATTGAGCACTACCGGCAACTATTAAGTGAAACTTCAGGGCGAGAGCTTACAGAGGACGAGGCGGCGGCAGAATGGATTGCGCGCTTTGCGGCGTATTTTCCGCGTTAAATTCAATTGATTAAAGTGTTAAACCAAAGAGCAGCACTCTTTGGTTAAGTTTTAAGCGGCTAGTAGGCGGTCATAGCGCCGGCTTAGTAGGTCGTAGAACTGCTCTCGAAGTGTCAAAATAGTGGCTTTCAGATCTCCAATTTCTTGTTCACTAATATCTTGCCGGCCTACATACACCTGTTTGCGAAACAGCGCTATTTTAGCCGCGTACAAGCGGAGCGTTTTTTCCATTGTTTTTTCGCCTAGCATTAATAGCTTGGCTTCAGCGTCGGCCAGTTTTCTAAATTCTTCCACTAATTCGGCATTTACTTTCTCAAGCTCAAGTTTGCGTGCATTGGGCCAAGTTTTGCCAAAACGAGTAGATTCTATAACTAGGGCAGAGTAACGCGCAAAGCAGTGGTTAACGTAACCGACCTCACGTGAAATTTCTTCGAGTATTAGCAGCCTGCGTTCGCCAGGAGAGGCGTTTTCATTTTTGTGTTTAAAGCGATGGATGCACCATGCGGTAATCAGTGCGATGGCACCGCCAAGCGTAATTTGTAGCGCGCTTAAAATTAGTGGCCAAAAGGTATCTGCTGGCATGGTGGTCTAACCTCATCAAGTCATTAAAGTCGCCTTGTCAAAAAAACGGCATTTTGCCGGTGACAGGGGGCATTACAGAGACTTGAGCAAGGATCAAACCAACGTATCAATCTTGCGCTGTCTTATCGTTAGCGCTGAGTTCTAAATGCATCGCGTGCCATTGGTTAACCGGTAGGTTGAGGCCAATTTTGGCGGCAATACGAGCAAGGTAGGCCAGTAAAGATACGCTTTGAAACTCACACTGTTCTACCAATTCAAAAAATGTAAGTTGTTGCACAAGGCCGGCAAAGTTACCTTGGTGGGTGGTGACTACCATCACGGGGGCGCCTGATGCCGCCGCGCGTTGGCTTAGTTCGGTAATTAGTTGGGCTAGGTCGCTATATTCCGTGTGTGATTCGGTAATGATGATTAAGGGTAGGCCTGGTTGCCAGCCGGCGCGAAAGAGCCAGTCGTCCTGATACATATCGCAACCAATGGAGCGATAGTTGTCGGTAATTGGCAGTAAGCTTTGGCTAAATGCGTGCGTTTCTGGTGTGTTGATATCGGCCCAGCGGAACTGCGGCCAATCGAGAGTACTGGATAGACGATGGAAGCGAGTACTCACGCCCGCGTTAAGCTCTACGCCCAGAGCGTTTGGATGTTTTTGGAGGAAGCTCAGAACTTTTTGGTCGATCCATTCGCTGCGCTGCAGAGCGGCTTTTTCGCTACTATTAAGCGCCTGCAGGGTATCAAGCTCAAGTTGACTCGCCAGTAGCGAAGCGGCCCGATCAAAAAACTGGGACGAACGGTTGCCGCGGGCCCTAAGGGAAAGCGGGTTGATTAAGTCACTGCTGAATTGAGGGCTAAGCATCTGGAATCTCCTCCGTTGCTATGATTCTAAATGATAATGATTCTCAATACAATGCATTAGCCACCAGAAATCTTCACGGTATAGCCTTTGGCCTCTAATGTGGCCTTAAGTTTTTCGCGCTGCTCACCTTGAATCTCGATGACGCCATCTTTTACCGTGCCGCCGGTGCCACACACCTGCTTTAGGGCTTTTGCTAGCGTCTTTAGTTCTGCTTCTGGCAGCGCAATACCTTTAACCAGTGTTACGCCTTTACCGCCTCGGCCTTTACTCTCACGGTGAAGGCGGACAATACCGTCGGATTGGGCAATCACCTCAGAGGGCTTTTCCTCTTTGATGCGACCTTGCTCTGTAGAATATACCAAGCGCGAGTTCTTGGATGATGCGCCTTTAGCCATTGTCCACTCCCAAAAAGCTGGCATTATACAACCTTGAAGCTGGTCTAAAATGTACAGTGTGATAAATTCCTGTATCTGTATCACAGGGTTTTACAGTTACAGCTCCCCTAATTGACTAGAAATGATTAGCTATGATGTCGCCACTGCGAGAACGACTTTATAACATTATATTTGGCACGGAATCGCCTGCCGGTAAGCGCTTTGATTTGATATTGATCTACGCGATTGTATTAAGCGTTGTAGCCTTAATGATGGATTCGGTGGTTTCAGTTAACGAGCGCTGGGGTTTAGCCTTTCGTTATTTCGAATGGTTTTTTACGTTGTTATTTACCATCGAGTACGGTGTTCGCATTTACTGCTCTCCAAGCCGCTGGCTGTATATTCGCAGTTTTTACGGAATTATTGATTTACTGTCGATTATCCCTGCGTACATTAGCTTGTTTGTGCCCGGCACTAACTATTTATTAATGTTGCGGCTATTTAGGGTTTTGCGCGTTTTTCGTGTTTTAAAGTTAATGCGCTACATTAACGAAGGCAATTTTTTGCTGCGTTCAATGTTGCAGGCCCGGCATAAAATACTGGTGTTCTTTATGGTGGTATTGGTATTTGCCACTATATTTGGCTCGATTATGTATATTGTTGAAGGGCCTGAAAATGGCTTTACCAGCATACCGCGCAGCGTGTATTGGACGATTGTTACGATTACGACTGTAGGCTATGGCGATATCACGCCGCAAACGACGCTAGGACAAATCGTCGCTTCGGCCGCAATGCTCACAGGTTATTCGATAATTGTTGTGCCCACGGGTATTTTAACGGCGGAGTTTTCACAGGAAATTCAACGTGAGCGCAATTTAGTCTCGTGCCCAAATTGCGGTAAGCATGGTCACGATAAGCGAGCCAGTTTTTGTAATCGCTGTGGCGGCGCGGTAAATAACCCGCACCACTAATTACTGCTTATCCTCTCTAGCCAGTGCGCGTTTAGTCTTGGCCGTTGCCTCCATGCTAAGTGGATCATCCGGCCAGGGATGGCGGGGGTAGCGGCCTTTCATTTCTTTTTTTACCTCGGTATAGCCTGTTGCCCAAAAAGCGGCTAAATCTTGTGTTACTTGCAAAGGCTGCTTGGCTGGCGACAAAAGATGCACGGTAATTTTTTGTTGTCCATTTAATACAGTAGGCGTGCTGTGGCAGCCAAACATTTCTTGAAGTTTTACAGCCAGGACGGGTGGCGACTGTTGGTAGTCAATACTGGCCATTCGCCCGCTAGGTATCGCTATTTTTGCCGGTGCTAATTCGTCCAGTTGCTGTGGTTGCGGCCAAGGCAATAAGGTTTTTAGTAGCGAAAAAACAGGTATTTTCTTGAAGTCGGCTAAGGTATTAATATTGGCTAGGTGTGGTGTTAGCCAGTTATCCAGTGTGCTAAGCAAGGCATTTTGGCTCATATCGGGCCAGTCGTCACCACTGTGCTGCCGTAGCAATTGAACGCGAGCAATCAACTGTAGGCTATTGTCGTCCCAATCTAAATAATCTAGACCTTTGTCGCGTAGCAATGCTGTTAAAGCTTGGGTCTTAATGTCTTTAGGGATATTGCTGAGTGCTTTTTGTTGAATAACTATTTTGCCCAGTAGTTGTCTTTGTTCGGCAATAAAACGCCCCTTATCGTCTTGCCACTGTGCAATGGTGACTTCTTTTATGTGGTGAGTGAGTCCATCTTTTAAAAAGTGCGCGTTAAGCGCGCAAGCTATAAATATGCGGTCCTGCGATTGTCCAACTAGCCCGCCAACCTCGGCAACGCTTAGCCAAGGTTGTTGAGCTAATGCATCGCTTTCATCAAGTTGGGCAGCGCGCCCGTTGGCAAGCTGGTAAACCGCTGTACCGTTATTACTTGCTTTGCGTTTGGCGATGCGCTCTGGAAAGGCGTTGGCTATGAGTAGGCCTGCAAGCTCGCCCTTATCTTGCGCTGATGCGTTGTTTCTTTTTAATGGTGCGCATAGAGTTTTAGCGAGTTGTTTTACGCGTTGTTGCCAAGCTTTATGTTGTGGCTGGCGGCTTTGTTCTATTGCTACGATGTGATCATAAATATCACTGCCTAAGTTTTTAGGTGGGCGCTCGCTAAGCAGTGCAGCAACCATACCGCCTAGGTCTGTTGCGCCAATTTCCTCTGAGTGTATTAGCAATGCGGCCAAGCGCGGATGGCAGGGGAATAATGCCAAACGCTGACCTAAAAGCGTAAGTGTATTTTTTTGTGTTAATGCGCCGATATTAGTTAATGCATCTAGGGCTTGTTGCCAGTTGGCTTCGGCTGGAGGGTTTAGCCATTGTAGTTCGTTAGGGTGGCTAACACCCCAGTGTAATAAGGTAATTGCCAAGGGCATTAAGTCGGCGTTAATAATTTCTGGCGTGGTATGGCGCAACCTTTGGTTGTGTTGTGCTTGCGACCAGAGTCTGTAACAAATGCCTGGCTCCATTCGTCCGGCGCGGCCGGCGCGCTGTTCGGCCGACGCTTGCGAAACCCCTTGGGTGTGCAAACGCGTAAGGCCGGTGTTTGGGTCGAAGCTTGGGTTGCGGGTAAGGCCGCTATCGATAACTACGCGCACCCCTTCAATGGTTAAGCTGGTTTCGGCAATGTCGGTAGCCAATACAATTTTGCGATAATTATTATCTGTTGGGGCGATGGCTAATT
Protein-coding regions in this window:
- the yciH gene encoding stress response translation initiation inhibitor YciH translates to MPAFWEWTMAKGASSKNSRLVYSTEQGRIKEEKPSEVIAQSDGIVRLHRESKGRGGKGVTLVKGIALPEAELKTLAKALKQVCGTGGTVKDGVIEIQGEQREKLKATLEAKGYTVKISGG
- a CDS encoding class I SAM-dependent methyltransferase → MLSPQFSSDLINPLSLRARGNRSSQFFDRAASLLASQLELDTLQALNSSEKAALQRSEWIDQKVLSFLQKHPNALGVELNAGVSTRFHRLSSTLDWPQFRWADINTPETHAFSQSLLPITDNYRSIGCDMYQDDWLFRAGWQPGLPLIIITESHTEYSDLAQLITELSQRAAASGAPVMVVTTHQGNFAGLVQQLTFFELVEQCEFQSVSLLAYLARIAAKIGLNLPVNQWHAMHLELSANDKTAQD
- a CDS encoding energy transducer TonB, with the translated sequence MPADTFWPLILSALQITLGGAIALITAWCIHRFKHKNENASPGERRLLILEEISREVGYVNHCFARYSALVIESTRFGKTWPNARKLELEKVNAELVEEFRKLADAEAKLLMLGEKTMEKTLRLYAAKIALFRKQVYVGRQDISEQEIGDLKATILTLREQFYDLLSRRYDRLLAA
- the hrpB gene encoding ATP-dependent helicase HrpB, producing the protein MSLPIHECIPTLLYALNNAPHCVLQAPPGAGKTTQVPLSLLNVPWLKEQKIIMLEPRRVAALNAANRMANMLGEKVGETVGYRMRQATKVGANTRIEVITEGLLTRWLQDDPELTGVGIVIFDEFHERSLNTDVGLALSLQARELFRESDNPLKILVMSATLDSENVASLLEQSTSQPSHCPVVTSQGRSYPVDIRYQPVQATRKTNTFKNDDFLPPLVRTIEQALAQDSGSILVFLPGMREINRAHQALTPLPNHTICLPLHGSLPLEQQQLAIAPTDNNYRKIVLATDIAETSLTIEGVRVVIDSGLTRNPSFDPNTGLTRLHTQGVSQASAEQRAGRAGRMEPGICYRLWSQAQHNQRLRHTTPEIINADLMPLAITLLHWGVSHPNELQWLNPPAEANWQQALDALTNIGALTQKNTLTLLGQRLALFPCHPRLAALLIHSEEIGATDLGGMVAALLSERPPKNLGSDIYDHIVAIEQSRQPQHKAWQQRVKQLAKTLCAPLKRNNASAQDKGELAGLLIANAFPERIAKRKASNNGTAVYQLANGRAAQLDESDALAQQPWLSVAEVGGLVGQSQDRIFIACALNAHFLKDGLTHHIKEVTIAQWQDDKGRFIAEQRQLLGKIVIQQKALSNIPKDIKTQALTALLRDKGLDYLDWDDNSLQLIARVQLLRQHSGDDWPDMSQNALLSTLDNWLTPHLANINTLADFKKIPVFSLLKTLLPWPQPQQLDELAPAKIAIPSGRMASIDYQQSPPVLAVKLQEMFGCHSTPTVLNGQQKITVHLLSPAKQPLQVTQDLAAFWATGYTEVKKEMKGRYPRHPWPDDPLSMEATAKTKRALAREDKQ
- a CDS encoding ion transporter, whose protein sequence is MMSPLRERLYNIIFGTESPAGKRFDLILIYAIVLSVVALMMDSVVSVNERWGLAFRYFEWFFTLLFTIEYGVRIYCSPSRWLYIRSFYGIIDLLSIIPAYISLFVPGTNYLLMLRLFRVLRVFRVLKLMRYINEGNFLLRSMLQARHKILVFFMVVLVFATIFGSIMYIVEGPENGFTSIPRSVYWTIVTITTVGYGDITPQTTLGQIVASAAMLTGYSIIVVPTGILTAEFSQEIQRERNLVSCPNCGKHGHDKRASFCNRCGGAVNNPHH